A stretch of Haloprofundus halophilus DNA encodes these proteins:
- the rocF gene encoding arginase has translation MTRTVRIIGAPTDYGANRRGVDMGPSAIRYAGLAEQLENAGVVPEDAGDLPVPRAEERDPEVDQPSQGHAKFLRETEEVSTRLADDVADALADGVTPLVLGGDHSVAIGSLVGSARDADIGAIWFDAHGDLNTPTTTPSGNVHGMPLAAGLGIADFGGVEWANAPGLDPENVALVGLRSLDDAERELIRTTDLTAFTMSDIDERGITDVVDDALDVVTDGTDGVHVSLDLDWLDPKEAPGVGTPVRGGVSYREAHSALETVARSEAMRSLEVVEVNPILDEHNETAELATELAASALGKTIL, from the coding sequence ATGACCCGAACGGTCCGAATCATCGGAGCACCGACCGACTACGGGGCGAACCGACGCGGCGTCGACATGGGGCCGTCGGCGATTCGCTACGCCGGTCTCGCCGAGCAACTGGAGAACGCGGGCGTCGTCCCCGAGGACGCGGGCGACCTGCCGGTTCCGCGCGCCGAGGAGCGCGACCCGGAAGTCGACCAACCGTCGCAGGGACACGCGAAGTTCCTCCGCGAGACCGAGGAGGTCTCGACTCGCCTCGCAGACGATGTCGCCGACGCCCTCGCCGACGGCGTGACGCCGCTGGTGCTCGGCGGCGACCACTCCGTCGCCATCGGGTCGCTCGTCGGCTCCGCGCGCGACGCCGACATCGGGGCCATCTGGTTCGACGCCCACGGCGACCTGAACACGCCGACGACGACGCCCAGCGGTAACGTCCACGGGATGCCGCTGGCGGCCGGTCTCGGCATCGCCGACTTCGGCGGCGTCGAGTGGGCGAACGCGCCGGGGCTCGACCCCGAGAACGTCGCCCTCGTCGGCCTCCGCAGCCTCGACGACGCCGAACGCGAACTCATCCGCACCACCGACCTCACGGCGTTCACCATGTCCGACATCGACGAGCGCGGCATCACCGACGTCGTCGACGACGCGCTCGACGTGGTCACCGACGGCACCGACGGCGTCCACGTCAGCCTCGACTTGGACTGGCTCGACCCCAAGGAGGCCCCCGGCGTCGGCACGCCCGTCCGCGGCGGCGTCAGCTACCGCGAAGCGCACTCGGCGCTGGAGACGGTCGCTCGGTCGGAGGCGATGCGCTCGCTCGAAGTCGTCGAGGTGAACCCCATCCTCGACGAACACAACGAGACGGCCGAGTTGGCGACGGAACTGGCCGCGAGCGCGCTCGGAAAGACGATTCTCTGA
- a CDS encoding DUF389 domain-containing protein, with protein sequence MRHVHIFVPAEERPAVEETLSELDVDYAVTSDGSGTEAKVLFQFPVPVDGVREVLEDLHDAGVEEGTYTVVGSAEAVLTPNVDRLQKRYAQDFTPLAEFELQSKAESLSRDDYSYVWMLFLSAIIATAGLLIDSPAIVVGSMVIAPIMGPILTATVGATTRNWEMCVAGVRQQVLGLGVAVVGATVTAFALKELSLVSSTLAPASIELVSLRLAPSSVAILVGVAAGAAATFGVTTKGPLSLIGVMVAAALIPAAGVTGIGVAWGAPLLVLGTLLLLAATVLAIDVAMIATLSFLGYRSSVDSLRGYLQNDAVNVPAVALAALVLLAGVGVVTVGTVQQVNYQRTVNQQVEEVLGQQRYSDLQATSVSVQYAYPVGFAERETVTVTVTRTTDRSYSSLPSEIQREIRAETGQNPVVRVRFVDYSQTNYSSSASAVGVSSDSISDSASSPTLAAGITSTAAT encoded by the coding sequence GTGCGCCACGTCCACATCTTCGTCCCCGCCGAGGAGCGCCCGGCGGTCGAAGAGACGCTCTCGGAACTCGACGTCGACTACGCCGTCACGAGCGACGGCAGCGGTACCGAGGCGAAGGTTCTCTTCCAGTTTCCCGTCCCCGTCGACGGGGTTCGAGAGGTGCTCGAAGACCTTCACGACGCCGGGGTAGAGGAGGGGACCTACACCGTCGTCGGCAGCGCCGAGGCGGTGTTGACGCCGAACGTCGACCGGCTTCAGAAGCGGTACGCGCAGGACTTCACCCCGTTGGCGGAGTTCGAACTCCAGTCGAAAGCCGAGTCGTTGAGCCGCGACGACTACTCCTACGTCTGGATGCTGTTTCTCAGCGCCATCATCGCCACGGCGGGGTTGCTCATCGACTCGCCGGCCATCGTCGTCGGGTCGATGGTCATCGCGCCCATCATGGGGCCGATACTCACCGCGACGGTCGGCGCGACGACGAGAAACTGGGAGATGTGCGTCGCCGGCGTCCGCCAGCAGGTTCTCGGCCTCGGCGTCGCCGTCGTCGGCGCGACGGTCACCGCGTTCGCGCTGAAGGAACTCTCGCTCGTCTCGTCGACGCTCGCCCCCGCGAGCATCGAACTCGTCAGCCTCCGCCTCGCCCCCAGTTCGGTCGCCATCCTCGTCGGCGTCGCCGCCGGGGCCGCGGCGACGTTCGGCGTCACGACGAAGGGGCCGCTGTCGCTCATCGGCGTGATGGTCGCGGCGGCGCTCATCCCCGCGGCGGGCGTCACCGGCATCGGCGTCGCGTGGGGTGCGCCGCTGCTCGTGCTCGGGACGCTGTTGCTTCTGGCCGCGACGGTGCTCGCTATCGACGTCGCGATGATCGCCACGCTGTCGTTCTTGGGGTACCGCTCCAGCGTCGATAGCCTCCGCGGCTACCTGCAAAACGACGCCGTCAACGTGCCCGCCGTCGCGCTCGCGGCGCTGGTTCTCCTCGCGGGAGTGGGCGTCGTCACGGTCGGGACGGTCCAGCAGGTGAACTACCAGCGGACGGTGAACCAGCAGGTCGAAGAGGTGCTCGGGCAGCAGCGGTACAGCGACCTGCAGGCGACGAGCGTCAGCGTCCAGTACGCCTACCCGGTCGGCTTCGCGGAGCGAGAGACGGTGACCGTCACGGTCACGCGGACGACCGACCGGTCGTACTCGTCGCTTCCGAGCGAGATACAGCGGGAGATACGCGCCGAGACGGGACAGAACCCCGTCGTCCGCGTCCGGTTCGTCGACTACTCGCAGACGAACTACTCGTCGTCGGCGTCGGCGGTCGGCGTCTCTTCGGATTCGATATCTGACTCCGCCTCTTCGCCGACGCTCGCGGCCGGAATCACGTCGACGGCGGCGACGTAG
- the gyrA gene encoding DNA gyrase subunit A yields MSSELPDPDANAEAARVKTARIEDEMEQSYIDYAMSVIAGRALPDVRDGLKPVHRRILYAMHEAGVTARSSHRKSSSIVGETMGDYHPHGDSAIYDALARMAQDFSMRYPLVDGQGNFGSVDGDPPAAMRYTEARMSAIAEELLSDIEKDTVDYRANYDDRLQEPDVLPASFPNLLVNGSSGIAVGMSTNIPPHNLAEVIDATIHLIDNPDCTIEDLMEFVKGPDFPTGANIVGRNAVHQAYKTGRGRIRVRAEYEVEDDERIVITELPFQENKARLVERIADNVNEGKIEGVRDLRDESDRDGIRIVVELKRDAMPEVVKNQLLEHHLESTFGVINLALVDGEPRVLTLKETLEEYVDHRREVVRRRSEYDLEEAEDRAHILEGRLTALENVDDVVDLIRDSENRDDAKEALIAEYDFSEAQVDHIVAMQLGSLTSMEAEAIEDEYEEVQATIERLNEILENESELLGVIKDELRDVKEEYGDERRTSFIEDTGTVTREDLIPQEDMVVVVTEDDYIKRMPAADFRAQGRGGKGIIGTDLKEGDRVSSVFFANTHDYLLVFTTHGQVYQLKTYQIPEMGRTARGKSAVNLLDLDADEEITAVVNTDEMDDDEFLTMVTRDGYAKRTAVDDFANILSTGIRAIRLEDGDELVDVEVTDGDRDLVVATEGGMSIRFDEDEVRAMGRSARGVRGIRLTDGDVVAGVAAVDPGQHDWLLTVTQNGYGKRSDLEDYRKQSRNGKGLIDIKTNDRNGTVCAIDAVASGDHLLVMSEDGQIMRTRVDDISKYGRNTMGVIVMDLDDGDYVAAVDVIPAASVGEEAESDIESEETPTADADDE; encoded by the coding sequence ATGAGTTCAGAACTCCCCGACCCGGACGCGAACGCGGAGGCCGCGCGCGTCAAGACCGCACGAATCGAAGACGAGATGGAGCAGTCGTACATCGACTACGCGATGTCGGTCATCGCGGGCCGCGCCCTCCCGGACGTCCGCGACGGCCTCAAACCCGTCCACCGCCGCATCCTCTACGCGATGCACGAGGCGGGCGTCACCGCGCGCTCCTCGCACCGAAAGAGCTCCTCTATCGTCGGCGAGACGATGGGTGATTACCACCCGCACGGCGACTCCGCCATCTACGACGCGCTCGCCCGGATGGCGCAGGATTTCTCCATGCGCTACCCGCTCGTCGACGGCCAGGGCAACTTCGGTTCCGTCGACGGCGACCCGCCGGCGGCGATGCGGTACACGGAGGCGCGCATGTCCGCCATCGCCGAGGAACTGCTCTCGGACATCGAGAAGGACACCGTCGACTACCGCGCGAACTACGACGACCGCCTGCAGGAGCCGGACGTGCTCCCCGCATCGTTCCCGAACCTCCTCGTGAACGGCTCTTCCGGGATTGCTGTCGGGATGTCGACGAACATCCCGCCGCACAACCTCGCGGAGGTCATCGACGCGACGATTCACCTCATCGACAACCCCGACTGCACCATCGAGGACCTGATGGAGTTCGTCAAGGGGCCGGACTTCCCGACGGGCGCCAACATCGTCGGCCGCAACGCCGTCCACCAGGCGTACAAAACCGGCCGCGGTCGCATCCGCGTCCGCGCGGAGTACGAGGTCGAAGACGACGAGCGCATCGTCATCACCGAACTCCCGTTCCAGGAGAACAAGGCGCGACTCGTCGAGCGCATCGCCGACAACGTCAACGAGGGCAAGATAGAGGGCGTCCGCGACCTGCGCGACGAGTCCGACCGCGACGGTATCCGCATCGTCGTCGAACTGAAGCGCGACGCCATGCCCGAGGTTGTGAAGAACCAGTTGCTCGAACACCACCTCGAATCGACGTTCGGCGTCATCAACCTCGCGCTCGTCGACGGCGAACCCCGCGTGCTCACCCTCAAGGAGACGCTGGAGGAGTACGTCGACCACCGCCGCGAGGTCGTGCGCCGCCGCAGCGAGTACGACCTCGAGGAGGCCGAAGACCGCGCGCACATCCTCGAGGGTCGGTTGACCGCGCTCGAGAACGTCGACGACGTGGTCGACCTCATCCGCGACTCCGAGAACCGCGACGACGCGAAGGAGGCGCTGATAGCGGAGTACGACTTCTCGGAGGCGCAGGTCGACCACATCGTCGCGATGCAGCTCGGTTCGCTGACCTCGATGGAGGCCGAGGCCATCGAAGACGAGTACGAGGAGGTGCAGGCGACCATCGAGCGTCTCAACGAGATTCTCGAAAACGAGTCCGAACTGCTCGGCGTCATCAAAGACGAACTCCGCGACGTGAAGGAGGAGTACGGCGACGAGCGCCGGACGAGTTTCATCGAAGACACCGGGACGGTCACCCGCGAGGACCTCATCCCCCAGGAGGACATGGTCGTCGTCGTCACCGAGGACGACTACATCAAGCGGATGCCCGCCGCCGACTTCCGCGCGCAGGGCCGCGGCGGGAAGGGTATCATCGGGACCGACCTGAAGGAGGGCGACCGCGTCTCCTCCGTTTTCTTCGCCAACACCCACGACTACCTGTTGGTCTTCACCACCCACGGGCAGGTCTACCAACTGAAAACGTACCAGATACCGGAGATGGGTCGGACCGCCCGCGGGAAATCCGCGGTCAATCTGCTCGACCTCGACGCCGACGAGGAGATAACGGCCGTCGTCAACACCGACGAGATGGACGACGACGAGTTCCTCACGATGGTCACCCGCGACGGCTACGCCAAGCGGACCGCCGTCGACGACTTCGCCAACATCCTCTCGACGGGTATCCGCGCCATCCGCCTCGAAGACGGCGACGAACTCGTCGACGTCGAGGTGACAGACGGCGACCGCGACCTCGTCGTCGCCACCGAGGGCGGCATGAGCATCCGATTCGACGAGGACGAAGTCCGCGCGATGGGTCGCAGCGCCCGCGGCGTCCGCGGCATCCGCCTCACCGACGGCGACGTGGTGGCTGGCGTCGCTGCGGTCGACCCCGGCCAGCACGACTGGTTGCTCACGGTGACGCAGAACGGCTACGGGAAACGCAGCGACCTCGAAGACTATCGAAAACAGTCCCGAAACGGCAAGGGTCTCATCGACATCAAAACCAACGACCGCAACGGGACGGTCTGTGCCATCGACGCCGTCGCCTCCGGCGACCACCTGCTCGTGATGAGCGAGGACGGCCAGATAATGCGCACCCGCGTCGACGACATCTCGAAGTACGGTCGCAACACGATGGGGGTCATCGTGATGGACTTAGACGACGGCGACTACGTCGCCGCCGTCGACGTGATTCCGGCCGCGAGCGTCGGCGAAGAGGCGGAGTCAGATATCGAATCCGAAGAGACGCCGACCGCCGACGCCGACGACGAGTAG
- the gyrB gene encoding DNA topoisomerase (ATP-hydrolyzing) subunit B, translating to MSQDSEYGAGQIQVLEGLQAVRKRPAMYIGSTDVRGLHHLVYEVVDNSIDEALAGHCDAIEVTIHDDGSVSVSDNGRGIPVDTHEQYERPAVEVIMTVLHAGGKFDNKSYQVSGGLHGVGVSVVNALSHWLEVEIKRDGGVWKHRFDRGEPEQGEFERVRDLDPDESTGTTIQFWPDSDIFETTEFDFSTLATRLRELAFLNSGVEITLTDERSDDSETFYYDGGIREFVEYLNETKTALHDDVVYFEDEDQNIQVEVAMQATDELQGSIHAFANNINTREGGTHLTGFKTALTRVVNDYASKQGLIDDLDDNLRGEDVREGLTAVISVKHPDPQFEGQTKTKLGNSEVRGIVESATHKRLSTYFEENPGTAQAIIRKAAEAAKARKAAKKAEELTRRKSALESTALPGKLADCQTRDPAESELFIVEGDSAGGSAKQGRDRHNQAILPLRGKILNVEKHRLDRILENNEVRALITAIGAGIGEEFDIENARYHKIILMTDADVDGAHIRTLLLTLLYRHMKPLLEAGYVYAAQPPLYRIRYRGETYDAMTEEERERIVEEKCNGNPTRIQRFKGLGEMNPEQLWETTMEPENRILKQITIEDAAQADRMFNVLMGDAVEPRKQFIKDHATDAEWVDI from the coding sequence ATGTCCCAAGACAGCGAGTACGGCGCCGGGCAGATTCAGGTCCTCGAGGGCCTGCAAGCCGTCCGGAAACGTCCGGCGATGTACATCGGTTCTACAGACGTTCGTGGACTCCACCATCTCGTCTACGAAGTCGTCGACAACTCCATCGACGAAGCCCTCGCGGGCCACTGTGACGCTATCGAGGTGACGATTCACGACGATGGCTCGGTGTCGGTCTCCGACAACGGCCGGGGTATCCCGGTCGACACCCACGAACAGTACGAGCGTCCGGCGGTCGAGGTCATCATGACCGTCCTCCACGCCGGCGGGAAGTTCGACAACAAATCCTACCAGGTCTCCGGCGGCCTCCACGGCGTCGGCGTCTCCGTCGTCAACGCGCTCTCTCACTGGCTCGAGGTCGAGATCAAGCGCGACGGCGGCGTCTGGAAGCACCGCTTCGACCGGGGCGAACCCGAACAAGGCGAGTTCGAGCGCGTCCGCGACCTCGACCCCGACGAGAGCACCGGAACCACCATCCAGTTCTGGCCCGACTCCGACATCTTCGAGACGACGGAGTTCGACTTCTCGACGCTCGCCACCCGTCTCCGCGAACTCGCCTTCCTCAACTCCGGCGTCGAAATCACGCTCACCGACGAGCGCTCCGACGACTCGGAGACGTTCTACTACGACGGCGGCATCCGCGAGTTCGTCGAGTACCTCAACGAGACGAAGACCGCACTTCACGACGACGTCGTCTACTTCGAAGACGAGGACCAGAACATCCAGGTCGAAGTCGCCATGCAGGCGACCGACGAGCTGCAGGGCTCCATCCACGCCTTCGCCAACAACATCAACACCCGCGAGGGCGGTACCCACCTCACCGGGTTCAAGACGGCGCTCACCCGCGTCGTCAACGACTACGCGAGCAAGCAGGGACTCATCGACGACCTGGACGACAACCTCCGCGGCGAGGACGTCCGCGAGGGACTCACCGCGGTCATCTCCGTCAAACACCCCGACCCGCAGTTCGAGGGGCAGACGAAGACGAAGCTCGGCAACTCCGAGGTCCGAGGAATCGTCGAGAGCGCGACGCACAAACGCCTCTCGACGTACTTCGAGGAGAACCCGGGAACGGCGCAGGCGATAATCCGCAAGGCCGCCGAGGCCGCCAAAGCCCGGAAAGCCGCGAAGAAGGCCGAAGAGCTGACGCGCCGCAAGAGCGCGCTCGAATCGACGGCGCTGCCCGGCAAACTCGCCGACTGTCAGACCCGCGACCCCGCGGAGTCCGAACTGTTCATCGTCGAGGGTGACTCCGCCGGCGGGAGCGCCAAACAGGGCCGCGACCGGCACAATCAGGCTATCCTCCCGCTCCGCGGGAAGATTCTCAACGTCGAGAAGCACCGTCTCGACCGGATTCTGGAGAACAACGAGGTGCGTGCGCTCATCACCGCCATCGGCGCGGGCATCGGCGAGGAGTTCGACATCGAGAACGCCCGCTACCACAAGATCATCCTGATGACCGACGCCGACGTCGACGGCGCGCACATCCGTACTTTGCTCCTCACGCTTCTGTACCGTCACATGAAGCCGCTTCTGGAGGCCGGCTACGTGTACGCGGCGCAACCGCCGCTGTACCGCATCCGCTACCGCGGCGAGACGTACGACGCGATGACGGAGGAAGAGCGCGAGCGCATCGTCGAAGAGAAGTGCAACGGCAACCCGACGCGCATCCAGCGGTTCAAGGGGCTCGGCGAGATGAACCCCGAGCAGCTGTGGGAGACGACGATGGAGCCCGAGAACCGCATCCTCAAACAGATAACCATCGAGGACGCCGCCCAGGCCGACCGCATGTTCAACGTGCTGATGGGCGACGCCGTCGAACCGCGAAAACAGTTCATCAAAGACCACGCCACCGACGCAGAGTGGGTGGACATCTAA